The sequence TATCAGAGCTGTTAGTGCAATCCTTTTACTTGGATGGCCAAAAGGAATCTCAGGCTTAatgatgatttctttttctctttgtcccAAGAATCTGCTCCTTTCCCATCATTCTTTGTATCACTATTCAAAAACAGGAGTCAGCATTAATCCTGCTCTCTGCCATCAATATGCAAAGTATCAGTAAATCCAGTCAGCTCTACTTTTGAAATATATCCAAAATTGAACAACTTTTTATTATCTCTCTCACTACCACCTTGGTCTAAGCAATCATCTTCTCTTACCTGGAATAATATAATAGCCTATAATTTCTTTTGCAACTTTCATCTTTATCTTGCTAAATTCAAGTACCTACAGACCTACCAGAGTGATTCTGTTCAAAGAATTCGGATTATGTCACTTTTGGTTCAAATCCTATAATGctttccaatctctttcagaattaaaGTTCAATAACTTAAAGTAGTGTGTGAAGTCATTTTAGCTTCACACTGCTGTACTTCTCTCACTTTCCAACTGTAGCCTTATTGGTTTTCTTGCTGTTCCTGGAACTACTTGGCATGTTTTAAATCCCAGCGCCATGtatttgctgtttcctctgcctgggatatgggcttccttgggggctcagagggtaaagaatctgccttcaatgcaagagacctgggtttgatccctgagttgggaagatccactggagaagagatggcacccactccaggactcttgcctggagaattccatggaccaggagcctgacagactgcaggccatggggttgcagagagggaCAGCAgggagtgactaacattttcatgtTCATTGCCTGGGCTGTGCCCTTCCCCCAAGTAGACTCCAGGCCTGCTCCCCTACTTCCTTCAGGCATTTAGTAAAAACTCTCATTTTTGTGAATGAGTCTATCCCAGACCaccatatatttttttcccctcttttatttatttatttattttttccatttatttttattaccagACCACCATATTTAAAATCATACAGTAGAAGGAGTTTGCAGGGAAAACAAACGACATGAATGATGTTATCAATCCTTTGATTTCACTCTTATTGGCAAGTCATATCTTAGGTCATCCACCTCTCCAATATAGATAGACCAAACCTGCTGTTTGAATTATAATATCTAACAACTTACATAGTTTGAGTTTGTGATACCAACCTCATTGGCTGCTGGGAAGAATTGAGGGGATAATTGACAGACACATGATGTTGCATGCCACCAGAAAAGAAGTTCATCAGTTCTGTACAAGGTGATGCTGGAAGTTGCATCTTTTAATATGGCTATAACATGAATCCAGATCAGGAACATCTGAATGTGAAAGTTAGAAGCTGCATGAATTTAGTAAAAGTTAAAAACTGTTATTTTATAGATGTCTTTATTCCCTGGGCACAAATTTCTACTGTTTTCCACTGTGGGGTAAATTATATACCCTATTTACTGTACAATATAGTGAGAACATTTTAAGTTATATACAACACTATTCTTGACACAATGGAAAGCCAAAAAAAGTTAGTTGAAGTAAAATTAATccaatttcatatttattttactaaGTTTACTCTAGTTTagtttaaagaataatttttgtatttgttttggaAACTTTTAATTGGGAGCCAGAACTCTTCTAGTTAGCAACCAACCTGATGAAATAGCatacattctttcttttcttgtctttacCTTAATTCAGTCTTCTATGAAGttaggatggagaaggaaatggcaacccactccagtattcttgcctggagaatcccatgacagacagaggagcctggcaggctactgttcatggggtcacaaagagtcgtcacgactgagtgacaaatgAAGTTAGGAGGTTGGGATGCATTATCTCCAAATCCTTTTAACTGGGATACTCTATGACCTTTAAATAACTTATAATTTTAGCTATTGTGGTCAGGCTTTAAATCTAAACACTCCTGGAAACAAGTTATTTTAATACGGAAATAAAGCACAGAGTGATCATGATAATTGATTTCCATGGAGACTCCCTTTCATTTACtactttcattctgttttttattgCTACAGAGCAGCCACACAATTCCCAGTTGATCTCCATGGACAACACTACAGAGGTGACTGAGTTCGTCCTTGTGGGGTTATCCGATGACCCGGAAGTGCAGATCCTGCTCTTCCTCACCTTCTCTCTCATCTACCTCCTCACCCTGGTTGGGAACCTGGGGATGACCGAGCTGATCCTGCTGGACTCTCGTCTCCACACGCCCATGTACCTCTTCCTCAGCCAGCTCTCTCTGGTGGACTTAGGTTACTCCTCAGCGGTCACTCCCAAAGTGATGGCAGGATTCGTCACAGGAGACAAAACCATTTCCTACGAGGCTTGTGCCACCCAGTTCTTCTTCTTCGTGGCCTTTATCACCGTAGAAAGTTTCCTCTTGGCCGCAATGGCTTATGACCGCTATGCAGCCGTGTGCAAGCCCCTGCACTACACCACCGCCATGACGACCAAAGCGTGCGCACGTCTGCTCACAGGCTGCTACTTCTGCGGCTTCCTGAATGCCTGCGTCCACACCGGGAACGTCTTCAGGCTCTCCTTCTGTAGGTCCAACGTGGTCAACCACTTCTTTTGTGACGCTCCTCCTCTGCTGGCTCTCTCGTGCTCAGACGGCTACGTCAGTGAGATGGTTATTTTCTTCGTGGTGGGTTTCAATGCTCTTTTTTCTGTCCTGATCATCTTGAACTCCTATCTGTTTATATTTGTCACCATTCTGAGGATGCGCTCATCTGAAGGACGCCAGAAGGCCTTTTCCACCTGTGCCTCCCACCTCACTGCTGTCTCCATCTTCTATGGGACCGTCATCTTCATGTACTTACAGCCCAGCTCCAGCCACTCCATGGGCACAGACAAAATGGCGTCCGTGTTCTACACCATGGTCATCCCCATGCTGAATCCACTGgtctacagcctgaggaacaaAGAGGTCAAGGGTGCCTTTAAAACGGCTGTGGGGAAGGCAAAGTCTTCTATAGGATTCATACTTTAAAAATCTTGAATTTACAGTAAGGTACTGTCATCCACTTTAGATCTAACTGAGAAAAATACTTAACTGTTTtcaattttctaatttcttataGTAGTTTCTCCAACTGTTTATTAAGTCTACAaagcaaaatcttaaaaaaatcagaCCTAGGAATAATAGGTTAAGAAAAATCACTCATGAACATGGAATTCATATTACAAAATTTCTTCTTAATAAGCATGTTCACCTACATTCTCACATGAACATGTACATTTACATGCATATATTAgcatatgcacacatgcatgtcaTTCATGAGAAACTCATGAAACCCAAACAACTACTTAAGGCAGACATGAGATAGATCTGCTGTTATAGAATGTAGAACTATTATTTGGGTGTCTGAGAATATATTCTTAGTATAAATATTTTGACTTATGGAAATAGAATGttagtatatataatgtatataaatattatatatttagttttttaaaagttatatcacCTTGTCCTTTCACATATGAAATGAAAcaggttttatattttaaaaagttgacctttatgaatagcttcaaatatCTGAGTATTGATTTcttattgtctttttgtttattcttgtttttaataaaatgcatctcttttttttaaatttatttttttattgaaggataattgcaaagagttagacacgactgagtgactgagctgaactgaactgaattgctttacagaattttgttgttttctgtcaaacctcaacatcaatcagctgtaggtatacatatagcCACTCTTTTTTGAAACTCCCTTCtgtttccctccccatcccacccttctaggttgatacagagccactgttttgagttttctgagtcatatagcaaattcccattggctatctattttacatatggtaatgtaagttttcatgttactctttccatacatctcactctctcctcccctctccccatgtctataaatctattctctaagtctgcttctccattgttgccctgtaataAATtattcagaaccatttttctagactctgtatatgtgcattagaatacaacatttatctttctctttctgactcgcttcaccctgtataataggttctaggttcattcacctcatcagaactgactcaaatgtgttccttttaatggctgagtaatattccatggcgtatatgtaccataacgtctttatccattcatctgtcagtggacatctaggttgtttccatgttctagctattgtaaatagtgctgcaatgaacaatgggatacatgtgtctttttcaaccctggtttcctcagggtatatgcctaggagtgggattgctgggtcatatggtggtgttattcctactttttaaaggaatctccatactgtcttccacattggctgtatcaatttacattcctaccaacaatgcaagagtgttcccttttcttcacaccctctccagcatttattgtttgtagactttttgatgatggccattctgaccagtgcgaggtgatatctcattgtggtttctatttgcatttctctaatgagtgATGTcaacatcttttcaagtgtttgttagccatctgtatgtcttctttggagaaatgtctgtctaggtcttttccccactttttgattgggttgtttgtttttctgctattgagttgtatgtgctgcttgtatattttagtaattaatcctttgtcagttgtttcatttgctgttattttctcccattctgagggttgtcttttcaccttgcttgtagttttcCTTGttgtacaaaatttttaaatttaatcaggtcccacttgtttacttttgtttttatttccattactctaggaggtgggtcatagaggatcttgctttgatttatgtcatcgagtgttctgcctatgttttcctctaagaattttatagtttctggtcttacatttaggtctttaatccattttgagtttatctttgtgtatggtgttaggaagtgttctaatttcattcttttatatgtagctgtccagttttcccagaaccatttattgaagaggctgtctttgccccattgtatattcttgcctcctttgtcaaaaataaggtacccataggtgcattggtttatttctgggctttctatcttgttccatttgtctatgtttctgtttttgtgccagtaccatactgtcttgatgactgtagctttgtagtataatctgaagtcaagaaggttgattcctccagctctattattctttctcaagactgctttgactatttggggtcttttgtgttttcatatgaattgtgaaattttttgttctagttctgtgaaaaatgccattggtaatttgatagggattgcattgaatctgtagattgcatttggtaatatagtcattttcacaatattgatttttcccaCCCAGAAAcatagaatatctctccatctgtttatgctatctttgatttctttcatcagtgtcttataattttctgtatacagttcttttgtctccttaggcaagtttattcctagatatttaattctttttgttgcagtggtaaatgggattgattccttaatttctctttctaatttttcattgttagtatatagaaatgcaaatgatttctgtgcattgatttttcatcctgcaactttgctaaattcactgattagctctagtaattttctgatactatcttcagGGTTtcctatgtacagtatcatgtcatctgcaaacagtgaaagctttacttcttttctgatctggattcctttcatttctttttcttctctgattgctatagctaggacttccagaactatgttgagtaacagaggtgaaagtggacacccttgtcttgttcctgatcttagggggaatgctttcagtttttcatcattgagaataatgtttgctgtaggcttattatATATGGCCTgtactgtgttgaggtaggttccttctatgcccatatttagtagagttttaatcataaatgggtgctgaattttgtcaaaggctttttctgcatctattgagattatcatatagtttttatctttcaatttgttaatgtggtatatcacagtgactgatttgcatatattgaagaatccttgcattcctggaataaacccaacttgatcatggtgtgtgagctttttgatgtgttgttgaattctgtttgctaaattttgttgaagatttttgcctctatgttcatcagtgatattggtctgtagttttctttttctgtgttgtctttgtctggtttttgttatcagggtgatggtggccttgtagaatgagtttggaagtgttctttcctctgcaattttttgaaagagttttagaaggataggcattagctcttctctgaatgattgataaaattctcctgtgaagtcatctggtcctgggcttttgtgttttgggaaatttttgatcacagcttcaatttcagtgctcgTATTTGAggtgttcataatttctatttcttcctggttcagtcttggaagattgaacttttctaagaatctgtccgtttcttccaggttatcaattttattaccacatagttgttcataatagtctcttataattctttgtatttctgcattgtctgttgtaacctctcctttttcatttctaattttgttgatttgattcttctctctttttttcttgatgagtctgactaaaggtttgacaattttatttatttctaaaagaatCAGCTTtcggttttattaatttttactattgtttctttcatttctttttcatttatttctggttggatctttatgatttctttccttttactaatttTGTAGTTGTTGTCCTTCTTCtactttttccagttgttttaggggTAATGTTAGGCTGTCTATTCAgtgtttttcttgcttcttgaggtagtcttgtattgctataaacttccctcttaggactgctttcgctgcatctcataggttttgagttgttgtgctttcattgtcatctgtttctagaattttttttatttcttcagtaacctgttggttgttTAGatacatgttgtttaatctccatgtgtttgtgtttcttagttttttttttcttgtaattaatttctagtctcatagtgttgtggtcagagaagatgcttgatacgatttcaattttcttaactttactgaggcttgatttgtgacccaagatgtggtctatcctggagaatgttccatgtgcacttgagaagaaggtgtattcttcatttggatggaatgtcctgaagatatcaatgagatccatcttatCCAATGTATCACttaaaacttgtgtttccttgctaagtCTCTGCTTTGATGATCtgcccattggtgtgagtggggtataaagtctcctactattactgtgttactgtcaatttctccttttatgtctgttagtgtttgtcttatgtgttgaggtgctcctatgttggatgcctagatatttacaattgttatgtgtttctcttggattgatcccttgatctttatgtagtgtccttccttatctcttgtaatctttattttaaggtttattttgtctgatatgaggattgctactccagctttcttttgtgtcccatttgcatggaatatatttttccatcctctcactttcagtctatatgtgtcttgaggtctgaagtgggtttcttgtagacagcatatatatatatatatatatatatatatatatataggtcttgtttttgtatccattcttttggttggagcatttaatccatttacatttaaagtaattattgatatataagtTCCtaatgccattttcttaattgtttggggttaattttgtagatcttttttcttcttttgtatttcttgactatataagtccacttaacatttgttgtaaatctGATTTGGTGGTACTGGATTCTCTTAAGTTTTACCTGTCtgaaaaacttttgatttctccatcaattttggatgagatccttgccgggtacagtaatcttggttgtagatttttccttttcagtactttaaatatatcctgccattcccttctggcctgcagagtttctgctgaaagatcagctgttaagagTCTGAGGTTCCCCTTGTATGTTACCTGTTGCTTCCCTCTTgctgattttaatattctttctttgtgtttggtctttgttagtttgattagtatgtgtcttagcATGTTTCTCCCtgggtttatcctgtgtgggactcttagtgcctcttggacttgattgactatttccttttccatgttggggaaattttcaactataatctcttcaaattttttctcatatcctttctttttctcttcttcttctggcacccctataatttgaatattggtgtgtttgatattgtcccagatgtCCCTGAGACCatgctcagttcttttcattctttttttttctgctcttcagaagttatttccaccattttatcttccagctcactgatttgttcttctgcctcagctattctgctattgattccttccagagtatttttaattcagtaattgtgttgtttgtttgtctctgcatgtttattctttaattcttctaggtctttgttagttgattcttgcattttctccattttactttCAAGGGTTTTgaccatctttactatcattattttgaattatttttcaggtagttttcctatttcctcttctttatctggccttctgtgtttctagtttgttccttcatttgtgtagtgttcctctgctttttcttttcttttcttttttttttttttttaacttattgtgtttgaggtttccttttcccaggcttcaaggttgaattctttcttccttttggtttctaccttctaaggttggtccagtggtttgtgtaagtttCTTATAggatgagatttgtgctgagtttttgtttgtttgtttgtttttcctctgatgggcaaggctgagtgaggtagtaatcctgtctgctgatgactggttttgtatttttgttttgcttgttgtttagATGGGGCGTCCTGCACAGGCTGCTATTAGTGGTTGGGTGATGGTGGGTCTTGTattccagtggtttcctttgtgtgagttctcactattgaCACACCCTAgcgttagttctctggtagtctagggtcttggagtcagtgctcctacTCCAAAGACTCAGGGCGTGATCGCAAGTTTTACATGggtctgtatattcttttctgctggtcaggctCCTGTCTGCTCTAGCTGAcattctgcatgcacttctgtgtctgaaggtgtgttcctcatgtatccatggagagagatgtattccATGTCCAcgtactcctctgccatcttgttcctgttagagcagttttatttttaatagacaaATGTCTAGTCCACGTCTCTGTGGGGCTCCCTGGGTCAACCAAGGGTCTGGCTGCTGCATTGTGGCCAGACTGTGTGTGCTTGCTCCCACAGCACTGGGTGGGCAGGCCTAAAATTACATTTCTTTCCATGCTTTACACGTCTTCTCAATTAAAATTATCGTTTAAAATGTACTACTTTTAGATAATTTCAGATGGAAATTTAGTTAGGAAAATAAATGCCTGTGTAAAGCAGTGTAATCtagtaagaagaagaagaaaaaaagaatgattaaCATGATAGGGAGAATTAACAGCATACTTTAATGAACTTAAATATATAATGTttgatttaaaacttttaagtACCGAGAATTACAATGTGATGTGctatgcttagctgctcagtcgtgtccagctctttgtgaccctgtggactgcagccctccaagttcctctgtccatgggggttctccaggtgagaatactggaatgcattgccatgccctcctccagggaatcttaccaacccagcgatcaaacccaggtctcctgcatcgcagatggattctttaccaactgagccaccagggaagcccaagaatgctgcagtgggtagcctctcccttctccaggggatcttcccggcccagaagatgaaccagggtctcctgcatcacaggtggattctttaagcATCAACAAATTATAtgtaatgttaaaaatatgttaataattttGTCATTAATAGTTTGTCTCACTTTGCTAAAATATCTGaatctatatatatttcattctttcctcAGGAATCacttcttcaaatattctttttgcagtttctctcttcttttgagATTCcccattatacatatatttgtactcTTGATAGCATCCTGTTTGTCTCTGagactttaattttcttcattactTTTGAATTTTTGTTCCTCAGACTGGCTATCTTaaaactctttaatttttttattctctcaGCTTAAATTTGCTACTAATCAActttggtaaattttatatttcatttattttcaacttaaaatttctatttggtttttgaaataatttgtatatttatattgatGTTCTCTATTTGGTGAGACATTGTTCTctattttcctttgaattttcaGGCTTGgtattctttagttctttgaccagatTTGTGTTAtctaattaaaatttttgcttGTTAGAGTAACATCTGGTTTTCCTCAGGGATAGCTTCTACtgctggattttctttctttattgagaTTTCCATTTTGTTCATATTGTTTTTTTGACTTCTTGCACatcttcctttagttctttgagcATTTTAAAGAcaacttttttaaatgtttttgtttagtAATCTAAAATCAGGTCTTTTTCAGAGacagtttctgtttatttttttcctttgagttggACAgactttcttgtttgtttgtttgcctagTGATTTGCTGTTGTTACTGTTTAAAACTAAACAATTTAATCTACCAATTCTGGACAtaagattttcttctttccccaGGGTTTGATGCTTTCtgctattgcttctgtttcttgtttttgcttttttattgttgTAGGATGTCGCTATGCCAAGAATCAGCCTGGAATGTAAACTTAAGGTCCTCTCAGATCTTTTCTGACCCTTTCCTGGGTAATTGTGGTCACTTTCCAATGTCCCCATATATGTAGTCATTTTTGAATGTCCTGGTTTTAATTTAGGGCTCCCAaagaggggaaaaagagaaaaataatgtgaGCAAATAAAAAGAGCACTGTACTTTTTAATGCagctccttggtggctcagatggtaaagagtctgcctgcagtgcaggagacccaagttcaattcctggggtgggaagatcccccatgaaagataatggcaacccactccagtattcttgcctggagaatcccatggacagaggatcctggtgggctacagtccatggggtcacatagagagtcgaacatgactgagtgactcacacacaagCATCTTCTTAAATTCCCTGGAAATCACTTCAGCTGAGGGAGTTgttcctcagtcactcagttgtgtctgactctttgcaaccccatggtctgcagcatgccagtcttctctgtccttcaccatatcctggagtttactcaaactcatgtccaaccagTCAGTGTTGTCattctaccatctcatcctctgccttcccttctcctcctgccttcaatctttcccagccctggggtcttttccgatgagtcagttcttcgcatcaggtggccaaagtattggagtttcggcttcagcatcagtccttccaatgaatattcagggttgatttccattaggatttattggtttgatttacttgcagtccaagggactctcaagagtcttctccaacaccatagttcaaaagcatcaattcttcagcactcaacctactttatggttcaactctcacatccatacatgactactgggaaaaaaccatagctttgactagatagacctgtgttagcaaagtgatgtctccactttttaatatgctttctaggttggtcataacttttcttcca comes from Dama dama isolate Ldn47 chromosome 1, ASM3311817v1, whole genome shotgun sequence and encodes:
- the LOC133056664 gene encoding olfactory receptor 5B12-like, with the protein product MDNTTEVTEFVLVGLSDDPEVQILLFLTFSLIYLLTLVGNLGMTELILLDSRLHTPMYLFLSQLSLVDLGYSSAVTPKVMAGFVTGDKTISYEACATQFFFFVAFITVESFLLAAMAYDRYAAVCKPLHYTTAMTTKACARLLTGCYFCGFLNACVHTGNVFRLSFCRSNVVNHFFCDAPPLLALSCSDGYVSEMVIFFVVGFNALFSVLIILNSYLFIFVTILRMRSSEGRQKAFSTCASHLTAVSIFYGTVIFMYLQPSSSHSMGTDKMASVFYTMVIPMLNPLVYSLRNKEVKGAFKTAVGKAKSSIGFIL